Proteins from a genomic interval of Halomonas alkaliantarctica:
- a CDS encoding tripartite tricarboxylate transporter permease, producing the protein MDILMNGVGLVLNFETILVILAASLFGIFVGAVPGLTATMAVALLVPLTFYMDTIPAIAAIVTTSAMAIFAGDIPGTYLNIPGTPASAAYVGESYALAKKGRAREALGINLVCSVFGGIFGTIVLIVVAQSLAEVALQFSAFEYFWLAVLGLSCSIFISVGSRTKAFLSLLFGILLSTVGLDMMSGAPRFTFGVPDLMAGINFIPVMIGMFALNELMSYYGSKSEKKQITIVDNDSVFHHVPGYIKRYWRNMVRGSSIGTLIGALPGAGADIAAWISYGVGKGRSKESAKYGTGNIEGIVDASSANNSGISGAWVPALVFGIPGDSITAIVIGVLYMKGMNPGPTIFMDGSGLIYALFMVFILANLMMLPIGYMAIRLSKFFILTPSRVLMPIILCFCIVGAFAINNSVVDIWLMLIVGFVAYVLAVNDFPMAPAILGLVLGSVVENNFMSAMLRTGGDLTSFFARPISAGLGIAVILLWCSPLLIKAYRYQQHKSGRAY; encoded by the coding sequence ATGGATATCTTAATGAACGGGGTTGGGCTGGTTTTAAATTTTGAAACCATATTGGTTATTTTAGCGGCTTCATTGTTCGGTATATTTGTAGGGGCAGTCCCCGGCCTTACTGCGACAATGGCAGTAGCGCTATTAGTCCCTTTGACTTTCTATATGGATACTATCCCCGCTATTGCTGCCATTGTAACGACATCGGCGATGGCTATCTTTGCAGGTGATATTCCGGGCACCTATCTGAATATACCGGGTACGCCTGCATCCGCTGCTTATGTAGGGGAATCCTACGCATTAGCGAAAAAAGGCAGGGCGAGAGAAGCCTTAGGTATTAACTTAGTATGTTCCGTTTTTGGCGGTATTTTTGGCACTATTGTTTTAATTGTTGTGGCTCAATCCCTGGCTGAGGTAGCGCTGCAGTTCAGTGCATTTGAGTACTTTTGGCTTGCAGTGCTTGGGTTAAGCTGCTCAATTTTTATCTCAGTTGGTTCTAGAACAAAAGCATTTCTCTCACTGCTTTTTGGCATCCTGCTTTCAACCGTAGGGCTTGATATGATGAGTGGTGCTCCACGTTTTACATTTGGGGTGCCTGACCTTATGGCAGGTATTAATTTCATACCCGTCATGATTGGTATGTTTGCTCTCAATGAATTGATGAGCTATTACGGTTCAAAATCTGAGAAGAAACAAATCACTATCGTCGATAACGATAGTGTCTTCCACCATGTGCCTGGGTATATAAAACGTTACTGGCGTAATATGGTGCGTGGTAGCTCTATTGGCACGTTGATTGGTGCACTGCCGGGTGCAGGTGCAGATATTGCGGCCTGGATCTCGTATGGTGTAGGAAAAGGTAGGTCAAAAGAGAGTGCCAAATATGGCACCGGCAATATAGAAGGCATTGTAGATGCAAGCTCCGCTAATAATTCAGGTATCAGTGGTGCATGGGTGCCCGCTTTAGTCTTTGGGATTCCTGGTGATTCCATTACCGCCATCGTCATTGGCGTTTTATATATGAAAGGAATGAATCCGGGGCCCACTATCTTTATGGATGGGAGTGGATTGATCTATGCGCTATTTATGGTGTTTATCTTAGCTAACTTGATGATGCTACCTATTGGCTATATGGCTATCCGACTTTCAAAATTTTTCATTCTTACACCCAGCCGTGTGCTAATGCCCATAATACTGTGCTTTTGCATTGTGGGGGCTTTCGCTATTAATAATAGTGTTGTGGATATTTGGTTAATGCTCATCGTAGGGTTCGTGGCCTATGTGTTAGCGGTCAATGACTTCCCAATGGCGCCTGCTATTCTTGGTCTAGTGTTGGGGTCCGTTGTTGAAAATAATTTCATGAGCGCAATGCTGCGAACCGGTGGTGACTTAACGAGCTTCTTTGCGAGACCGATTAGTGCTGGGCTTGGCATTGCGGTGATTCTGCTATGGTGCTCACCGCTATTGATCAAAGCTTATCGCTATCAGCAACATAAATCAGGACGTGCCTATTAG
- a CDS encoding tripartite tricarboxylate transporter TctB family protein has protein sequence MRDFFAGMGFVIAGIVTIITAQQFPTLPSLQYGPSLFPSLIGGGFCLGGAVLAFNALWLRKKAVVQEVHDNPALADPPSKKTNWAMLLPPISIVFYILASEYLGAMLTIMVILFLLMLLRKTSPYIALATSVAVSSAIYFIFSRYLLVPLPQGVLLGGSLPWIS, from the coding sequence ATGCGGGATTTTTTCGCCGGAATGGGGTTTGTTATTGCTGGGATTGTTACGATCATTACTGCCCAGCAGTTTCCTACTCTACCAAGCCTGCAGTATGGACCTTCGCTTTTCCCCTCCCTCATAGGAGGGGGATTTTGCCTCGGCGGGGCTGTACTTGCCTTTAATGCATTATGGCTTAGAAAAAAAGCTGTCGTGCAAGAAGTACACGATAATCCAGCCCTAGCTGATCCACCGTCTAAAAAAACGAATTGGGCAATGTTGTTGCCACCAATATCAATTGTCTTTTATATCCTGGCAAGCGAATACCTTGGTGCAATGCTGACGATAATGGTCATTTTGTTTTTGCTTATGTTATTAAGAAAAACATCGCCCTACATAGCATTGGCGACCTCTGTGGCAGTGTCATCAGCTATCTATTTTATCTTCTCTCGCTACTTGCTTGTTCCATTGCCGCAAGGTGTTCTATTGGGAGGTAGCCTGCCATGGATATCTTAA
- a CDS encoding tripartite tricarboxylate transporter substrate binding protein, whose protein sequence is MTASGSALADYPERPLTLIVPWAAGGGTDATARTIARALEEELGQNVNVVNRTGGSGVVGHTAMINAEPDGYTIGLATGEVNMMHWLGLTNLTYEDFTPIAQINYDFPGIQVAADSPYGTLEELLDAIRSEPKGTFTASGTGQGGVWHLAFAGFLMDQGIPADKVIWIPSEGAAPAMTELVSGGIDIVPSSVPEARSMIEAGRVKSFAVMSPERIPSFPDVPTTNELIGSSYQVGEWRGIAGPKGMDPEVVATLESALEAAYNSDTYQGFMSQQGFGTEWRNAEEFGQLMKEMDGVFGEIVEQVGLAN, encoded by the coding sequence ATGACAGCGTCTGGCTCTGCCCTTGCGGATTACCCCGAACGCCCCCTTACGTTAATTGTGCCTTGGGCTGCTGGTGGTGGCACTGATGCGACGGCGCGAACTATCGCTCGTGCTCTGGAAGAGGAGCTGGGCCAGAACGTCAATGTTGTCAATCGCACAGGCGGCAGTGGCGTTGTGGGGCATACCGCCATGATTAATGCTGAGCCGGATGGCTACACGATTGGCTTGGCGACAGGCGAAGTTAACATGATGCATTGGTTGGGTTTAACGAACCTTACTTATGAGGACTTTACGCCTATTGCTCAAATCAACTATGACTTTCCAGGCATACAGGTAGCAGCCGACTCTCCTTATGGAACTCTTGAAGAACTCCTTGACGCTATACGCTCTGAGCCTAAAGGCACGTTTACTGCTTCGGGTACTGGCCAAGGCGGGGTGTGGCATCTAGCCTTTGCTGGCTTTTTGATGGATCAAGGTATTCCCGCCGACAAAGTGATTTGGATTCCTAGTGAAGGAGCAGCACCAGCGATGACAGAGCTGGTATCTGGGGGTATTGATATTGTGCCAAGCTCGGTGCCTGAAGCCCGCTCAATGATTGAGGCAGGTCGCGTTAAAAGCTTTGCGGTCATGTCTCCAGAGCGTATACCCAGCTTTCCTGACGTTCCCACCACTAATGAGTTAATCGGTAGTAGCTATCAAGTAGGTGAGTGGCGTGGAATTGCAGGGCCTAAAGGCATGGATCCAGAGGTAGTCGCAACATTGGAGTCAGCACTAGAGGCTGCTTATAACAGTGATACCTATCAAGGATTTATGAGTCAGCAAGGTTTTGGTACCGAGTGGCGTAATGCGGAAGAGTTCGGCCAGCTCATGAAAGAGATGGATGGCGTATTCGGTGAAATTGTTGAACAAGTTGGCTTAGCTAACTGA
- a CDS encoding iron-containing alcohol dehydrogenase has translation MPYIINYLTKIQFGESAIAELANELQLLTVKRPLFVTDKGLSATPLIAHVIESAQLDDGAHVFDDTPSNPTEVAVEQALTYLRANECDGIIAVGGGSSIDLAKAVALLFNHPGPLRQYAAIEGGVTKIKADVLPLIAIPTTAGTGSEVGRASLITMKDNRKLGFLSPYLIPSVAICDPRLTLGLPPFLTAATGMDAIAHCVETFLSPKVNPPAEAIALDGLTRASRYLIEAVENGENLTARNEMMMAALEGAMAFQKGLGAVHSLSHALGGLHELKLHHGTLNAVLMPTVLRFNQPGCEEKFARLKDAMGLDSNDDLAEAFEKLNVKLGMPTSLSEMGVMEEHLDQLAQWALEDHSTATNPRIPSKEDFYNMLKEVF, from the coding sequence ATGCCCTATATAATCAATTATTTAACAAAAATTCAGTTTGGTGAAAGCGCTATTGCCGAATTAGCCAATGAGCTGCAATTGCTGACTGTAAAGCGACCGTTGTTTGTGACCGATAAGGGGCTCAGTGCTACCCCTCTCATCGCACACGTTATCGAGTCTGCTCAGCTTGATGATGGCGCCCATGTTTTTGATGATACGCCGTCAAACCCTACGGAAGTCGCGGTAGAGCAAGCGCTTACTTACCTGCGTGCAAACGAATGTGATGGCATTATTGCTGTTGGCGGTGGTTCCAGCATTGATTTAGCTAAAGCGGTCGCCTTACTTTTTAATCATCCTGGCCCGTTACGCCAATACGCTGCGATTGAAGGCGGCGTAACAAAAATTAAAGCCGATGTGCTGCCATTAATCGCAATACCGACAACGGCGGGAACCGGTAGTGAGGTGGGAAGAGCCTCATTGATTACCATGAAAGACAATCGCAAACTTGGCTTTCTTTCTCCTTACCTGATTCCCTCAGTTGCTATTTGTGATCCTCGTTTGACGCTGGGTCTACCACCCTTTTTGACCGCCGCCACGGGTATGGACGCGATTGCTCACTGCGTTGAAACCTTTTTAAGCCCCAAAGTGAATCCTCCGGCTGAAGCAATTGCTTTGGATGGGCTGACGCGTGCTAGCCGATATCTTATTGAGGCCGTTGAAAACGGCGAGAACTTGACCGCTAGAAATGAAATGATGATGGCCGCCCTTGAAGGTGCCATGGCTTTTCAGAAAGGACTGGGAGCGGTGCACTCCTTATCCCATGCATTAGGCGGCCTGCATGAGTTAAAGCTTCATCACGGCACGCTCAATGCCGTGTTGATGCCGACAGTTCTTAGATTTAACCAGCCTGGCTGTGAGGAAAAATTTGCTCGTCTCAAAGATGCGATGGGTCTCGACTCTAATGACGATTTAGCTGAAGCATTTGAAAAGCTCAATGTGAAATTGGGCATGCCTACTAGCTTGAGCGAAATGGGCGTCATGGAAGAGCACTTGGATCAACTAGCGCAGTGGGCATTGGAAGATCATTCCACGGCGACTAATCCGCGTATACCCTCTAAGGAAGACTTTTATAACATGCTCAAAGAAGTTTTCTGA
- a CDS encoding UxaA family hydrolase, whose translation MNLINSPSVIIHLNPRDNVGVASKAVPKNIPIDKKGTLAQENIDAGHKVALTHIKNGESIFKYGQLIGLAARDIDPGEHVHTHNLTMIELSSSLEDFQPHQKTAAVSHSRTFQGFQRADGNVGTRNYIGILSTVNCSATVAKAAADVLNQSGELSQMGFDGVVAITHGSGCAMNTDSEGFSFLERVIAGYAQHPNFAFVLIIGLGCETNQVKTLVKRKGLEDATRLAYFNIQDAGGTRTSIKKACDQIMQMATQHGQQQRAPASIEHLVVALQCGGSDGYSGITANPALGHAADLIVQHGGSVILAETPEIYGAENLLIDRSINENVAQKLLDRITWWKHYTEINGAELNNNPSPGNKAGGLSTILEKSLGAVAKGGTSSLNDVLLYAEKITTRGFNFMDSPGYDPISVTGQIASGSNVVCFTTGRGSVSGFKPAPCLKLATNTSMYEKMHEDMDINCGVIVDGTDSVESVGEQIFERIIAIASGDMSASESLGYGNNEFVPWLVGAVT comes from the coding sequence ATGAATCTCATTAATTCCCCGTCAGTAATTATTCATCTCAACCCGCGGGATAACGTCGGCGTTGCCTCAAAAGCAGTTCCAAAAAATATTCCCATTGATAAAAAAGGCACGCTTGCCCAAGAAAATATTGATGCGGGACATAAAGTTGCACTCACACATATCAAAAATGGCGAGTCCATCTTTAAATATGGCCAACTGATTGGGCTCGCTGCACGGGATATTGATCCTGGTGAGCATGTACACACCCACAATCTCACCATGATTGAACTCAGTTCTTCTTTGGAAGATTTTCAACCCCATCAAAAAACCGCCGCCGTTAGCCATTCACGGACGTTCCAGGGCTTCCAACGGGCTGATGGTAATGTGGGAACGCGTAACTATATTGGTATTCTCTCTACTGTGAACTGTTCTGCCACAGTGGCTAAAGCCGCGGCAGACGTGCTCAATCAGTCTGGGGAATTAAGCCAAATGGGGTTCGATGGTGTAGTGGCCATTACCCATGGTTCGGGTTGCGCCATGAATACTGACTCAGAAGGGTTTTCCTTTCTTGAGCGTGTTATAGCCGGGTATGCCCAGCACCCCAACTTTGCCTTTGTACTCATTATTGGCCTTGGCTGTGAGACCAACCAAGTCAAAACATTAGTCAAAAGAAAGGGGCTGGAAGATGCCACACGGCTGGCTTACTTTAATATTCAAGACGCGGGAGGAACACGCACTAGTATCAAAAAGGCCTGTGATCAGATCATGCAAATGGCTACCCAACACGGCCAACAGCAACGTGCCCCCGCCTCTATTGAACATTTAGTGGTTGCCTTGCAGTGCGGCGGTTCAGACGGCTACTCTGGTATTACCGCCAACCCCGCTTTGGGCCATGCTGCCGATCTTATCGTGCAACATGGAGGCAGCGTTATACTCGCAGAAACCCCCGAAATCTATGGCGCTGAAAACCTCCTGATAGACCGCTCCATTAATGAGAACGTCGCCCAGAAACTACTCGATCGGATCACTTGGTGGAAACATTACACTGAGATAAATGGGGCTGAGTTAAACAACAACCCTTCCCCAGGCAATAAAGCGGGTGGGCTATCAACTATCCTGGAAAAATCATTGGGCGCGGTAGCGAAAGGCGGTACGTCGAGTCTTAATGATGTGCTGCTGTATGCTGAGAAGATCACAACGCGCGGCTTTAACTTTATGGATAGCCCTGGCTATGACCCAATTTCGGTCACGGGCCAAATCGCCTCAGGTTCTAACGTAGTTTGCTTTACTACTGGGCGAGGTTCAGTTTCAGGCTTTAAACCCGCTCCCTGCCTCAAGCTCGCAACGAATACCTCCATGTATGAGAAAATGCATGAAGACATGGATATAAACTGTGGCGTTATTGTTGATGGCACTGACAGTGTAGAAAGTGTTGGAGAGCAAATCTTTGAGCGTATTATTGCCATCGCTTCAGGCGATATGAGCGCCAGCGAATCACTGGGTTACGGTAATAATGAATTCGTTCCCTGGCTGGTAGGCGCCGTTACCTAA
- a CDS encoding GntR family transcriptional regulator gives MTQTLRDQLYTALKQSIVGKRLEPGLVLLEGNIAELFGISRSPVRQTLSRLHEEQYICRFEGRGYLVGASPKEVVRRALSEHDFKQRGHAPKVDRIVSWRAHIDSVEHDIVLCSIKGAFELNELQLSKTLNVSRTVTHQILLYLQSIGLVEKIKYNSWSVVPLNDQRLHNLYEARRQLEPYMIARATKYMPESAIKGYINKLKHAAESYPDIKGELLDELENDLHHTAVSLGDNQEVMNMLRRTHPILLVSKHLLGRVLKLPDQDPFFDEHLWIFEKMRLQQPAQAGNALATHLERSESKVLDRLINFRESGEINIPLYLR, from the coding sequence ATGACACAAACGCTGCGTGACCAACTCTACACAGCTCTTAAGCAGAGTATTGTTGGGAAACGTCTTGAACCCGGTTTAGTACTGCTGGAGGGAAATATAGCGGAGCTGTTTGGTATTAGCCGCTCGCCCGTTCGACAAACATTAAGTCGGTTGCACGAAGAGCAGTATATCTGCCGTTTTGAGGGGCGCGGCTATTTAGTAGGCGCATCGCCTAAAGAGGTAGTGCGGCGTGCGCTCAGTGAACATGATTTCAAACAACGTGGCCATGCCCCAAAAGTAGACCGTATCGTGTCTTGGCGGGCGCATATCGACAGCGTTGAACATGACATCGTTTTATGTTCGATTAAGGGTGCATTTGAACTCAATGAGCTGCAGCTTTCCAAAACGCTTAATGTCAGCCGTACGGTCACTCATCAAATTTTGCTCTATTTACAGTCTATCGGTTTAGTCGAGAAGATTAAATACAATAGCTGGAGCGTGGTGCCTCTGAATGATCAGCGGTTACATAATCTTTATGAAGCACGTCGCCAATTAGAACCTTATATGATTGCGCGGGCCACAAAATATATGCCTGAAAGCGCCATTAAAGGCTATATCAACAAACTCAAACACGCTGCTGAAAGCTATCCTGACATAAAGGGTGAGCTACTAGATGAGTTAGAAAATGATCTCCATCATACCGCCGTTAGTTTAGGTGATAACCAGGAGGTCATGAATATGCTCCGGCGCACTCATCCTATCTTATTAGTCAGTAAACACCTGCTTGGACGAGTACTAAAGCTTCCCGATCAAGACCCTTTCTTCGATGAACATTTATGGATATTTGAAAAAATGCGCCTGCAACAACCTGCGCAAGCAGGCAACGCTTTGGCGACTCATTTAGAGCGTTCAGAATCGAAGGTACTCGACCGGCTGATTAACTTCCGAGAATCAGGTGAAATCAATATACCGCTTTACCTACGCTAA
- a CDS encoding NAD(P)-dependent oxidoreductase, with product MTTSRTIGFIGTGIMGAPMAARLAHAGHQVLVWNRTKSKANRLESVGATILEKPEEAVAESDVVIVMLSSGPVCDEMLLGPSGLLNAMQRDATLIVMSSIPVETARRQAEEAAKSQIHYLDAPVSGGEQGAIDGTLAIMVGGDAISFKAVEPILLSLGRPVHVGPAGSGELAKLANQMIVANTIATVAEAILLAEQGGANPERMLSALEGGFADSTILRIHGQRMIQENFTPGGPAKWQLKDTQTAMAFADTLHLKLPVSSLVNTLFEELVDQGDGELDHSALINQLRRRND from the coding sequence ATGACAACGTCACGTACTATCGGATTTATTGGCACGGGCATTATGGGTGCGCCGATGGCAGCACGCTTGGCACATGCAGGACACCAAGTGCTTGTCTGGAATCGAACAAAAAGCAAAGCCAACCGTTTAGAGTCGGTAGGTGCCACCATCTTAGAAAAGCCCGAAGAAGCCGTTGCCGAAAGCGATGTCGTTATCGTTATGCTTAGCTCTGGGCCTGTGTGTGATGAAATGCTGTTGGGCCCTAGCGGCCTACTCAATGCCATGCAGCGTGACGCCACACTTATTGTCATGAGTTCAATACCTGTCGAAACCGCTCGCCGTCAAGCAGAAGAAGCCGCCAAGAGCCAGATTCATTACCTTGATGCGCCGGTTTCCGGCGGTGAGCAGGGAGCGATCGACGGCACGCTAGCCATTATGGTGGGCGGCGATGCCATAAGTTTTAAAGCGGTAGAACCCATTCTTTTATCTCTCGGCAGGCCCGTCCATGTTGGCCCTGCAGGTAGCGGGGAACTTGCTAAGCTCGCCAATCAAATGATTGTGGCCAACACCATTGCTACCGTGGCAGAAGCCATACTATTGGCAGAACAGGGCGGGGCAAACCCCGAGCGAATGCTCAGTGCGCTTGAAGGTGGGTTTGCTGACTCGACCATTTTGCGTATACACGGGCAGCGCATGATTCAGGAAAACTTTACCCCGGGTGGGCCAGCGAAATGGCAATTGAAAGATACCCAGACCGCGATGGCTTTTGCCGACACGCTACATCTTAAGCTACCGGTTTCGTCATTGGTCAACACACTTTTTGAGGAACTCGTCGATCAAGGGGATGGCGAGTTAGACCATAGCGCTTTAATCAATCAACTCAGACGGCGCAATGATTAA
- a CDS encoding Ldh family oxidoreductase yields the protein MSHHYDVHEITQFSTALLVAAGLDEEKAQAVAEILVEGDLMGHTTHGLQLLSPYLGEIQSGRMPMSGEYEVVSKRAAVQTWDGRYLPGPWLIIKAMETAELMARSCGTGTVVIRCSNHIACLAAYLKRATDQNLVVVIESSDPATKSVAPYGGLQATHTPNPIAVGYPTASGPVLLDVSTSITTNGMVGRLHKQNSQLPYPWLKDHQGNATDQPSVLFDEPKGSIMPIGGLDHGHKGYALGLMVEALTSGLAGFGRVQAPSQWGASVMVQIMDPEAFGGLDAFKRETGALVDACRNNPVAEGSPPVRIPGERGLALHKRYAQEGVPLPDGVPEALADWSERLGVTFPRVLS from the coding sequence ATGAGCCACCATTACGACGTTCATGAAATCACCCAATTCAGCACCGCTTTACTTGTAGCAGCCGGGCTCGATGAAGAAAAAGCGCAAGCCGTTGCCGAAATACTCGTCGAAGGCGATTTGATGGGACACACGACTCACGGGCTTCAGCTACTCTCCCCTTACCTTGGCGAGATTCAGTCTGGCCGAATGCCTATGTCAGGTGAATATGAGGTAGTCTCCAAACGCGCCGCCGTGCAGACATGGGATGGTCGTTACCTTCCCGGCCCCTGGCTAATCATTAAAGCTATGGAAACCGCCGAATTAATGGCTCGCTCCTGCGGTACAGGGACGGTCGTGATTCGATGCTCAAATCATATCGCCTGCTTGGCGGCCTATCTGAAACGAGCCACTGATCAAAACCTCGTGGTGGTGATCGAATCATCCGATCCGGCGACTAAATCGGTTGCCCCGTATGGCGGTTTGCAAGCGACCCACACCCCTAATCCTATCGCTGTGGGCTACCCGACGGCTTCAGGCCCGGTTCTATTAGATGTCAGCACATCCATTACCACTAATGGCATGGTTGGCCGACTTCACAAACAAAACAGCCAACTGCCATATCCGTGGCTTAAGGATCACCAGGGCAATGCGACCGATCAACCTAGCGTGCTGTTCGATGAGCCTAAGGGGAGCATCATGCCAATTGGAGGGCTTGACCATGGCCACAAGGGATATGCGCTGGGGCTGATGGTGGAAGCCTTAACGTCTGGGCTCGCTGGATTTGGTCGAGTGCAGGCGCCCTCACAATGGGGTGCCTCGGTCATGGTGCAGATCATGGATCCAGAAGCCTTTGGTGGGCTTGACGCCTTCAAACGCGAAACCGGCGCTTTGGTGGATGCTTGCCGTAACAATCCTGTTGCGGAAGGTAGCCCTCCAGTACGGATCCCAGGCGAGCGTGGGCTTGCCCTCCATAAGCGTTATGCGCAGGAGGGCGTACCTCTTCCAGACGGTGTCCCCGAAGCTCTTGCCGATTGGTCGGAACGTCTGGGGGTTACTTTCCCTCGGGTGCTGTCATAA
- a CDS encoding NAD(P)-dependent oxidoreductase, whose product MKHERIGFIGLGLMGKEMARHIVRNDYPLTVMAHRNRSPLETLCKEGATEVSTPAEMARNSDIVFICVKTSEQVSEIVSGANGLMAGSHEGLIIVDCSTAHPESTERLAKTVEHQGVILVDAPLARTPREAKAGRLNVMVGGDVSTMARITPVMKSFAENIFHVGKVGSAHKLKLINNFLSLGAAALASEAATMAAGMDVSQDKLLEICSQGGANSAMLAPVMEWVLQKECSKLQFSLGNAEKDMRYLTETLNAYQLASHMLPPLCEFLTLARDDVGEDSFVPQAYDSCIRQNKIVRN is encoded by the coding sequence ATGAAACATGAACGCATCGGATTCATTGGGCTCGGCTTAATGGGCAAGGAAATGGCCAGACATATCGTACGAAACGATTATCCGCTAACGGTTATGGCCCATAGGAATCGATCCCCCCTTGAAACGCTATGCAAGGAAGGCGCGACAGAAGTCAGCACTCCCGCAGAGATGGCAAGAAATAGCGATATTGTTTTTATCTGCGTGAAGACATCCGAACAAGTTAGCGAAATCGTCAGCGGGGCTAACGGTTTAATGGCCGGAAGCCATGAAGGGCTTATTATTGTCGACTGCTCTACGGCACATCCCGAATCAACTGAACGCCTTGCGAAAACCGTAGAGCATCAAGGAGTGATACTCGTTGACGCGCCTTTAGCACGCACACCTCGTGAAGCCAAAGCGGGACGACTAAATGTTATGGTGGGGGGCGATGTCTCCACAATGGCGCGTATTACGCCGGTCATGAAAAGTTTCGCGGAAAACATCTTTCATGTGGGCAAGGTTGGTTCAGCGCATAAATTGAAACTGATTAATAATTTTCTCTCGTTAGGGGCTGCTGCCCTAGCCAGTGAAGCGGCCACTATGGCGGCGGGCATGGACGTTTCACAAGACAAACTCCTGGAAATTTGCTCACAAGGGGGAGCCAACAGCGCGATGCTTGCTCCCGTTATGGAGTGGGTACTGCAGAAGGAGTGCTCGAAGTTACAGTTCAGTCTTGGTAATGCTGAAAAAGATATGCGCTATCTGACTGAAACGTTAAACGCCTATCAGCTAGCCTCCCATATGCTGCCACCGCTTTGCGAGTTTCTTACGTTAGCTCGAGACGATGTCGGGGAAGATAGCTTCGTTCCCCAAGCGTACGACAGCTGTATAAGGCAAAATAAAATAGTGCGCAATTGA
- a CDS encoding Gfo/Idh/MocA family protein, whose protein sequence is MSDFSSGFKLGLVGVGKIVRDQHLPAIAATPNCHLVATADPYASLPGLPAYQGLEAMLDAHPEITAVSICTPTHLRYSQARAALLRGKHVLLEKPPGATLSEVEHLITCAKQQGVSLFAAWHSRFAPGVARARQWLANRQVQRVEIEWKEDVRVWHPGQAWIWQPGGMGVFDPGINALSIATAILPQPFFLQQARLLVPSNAQTPIAAELSFTDPEGAAIEADFDFRQSGPPTWDMHIDSDGSRLSLTQGGCRLVIDDDLIIAAEECEYQGLYARFGELIKNKHSEVDVAPLRQVADAFLYGHREATEAFIE, encoded by the coding sequence ATGTCTGACTTCAGCTCTGGCTTTAAGCTCGGCCTAGTAGGCGTGGGTAAAATTGTCCGCGACCAGCACCTCCCAGCAATAGCCGCCACCCCGAATTGCCATCTTGTCGCCACGGCGGACCCCTACGCCTCGCTGCCGGGTCTTCCCGCTTATCAAGGGCTGGAGGCGATGCTCGACGCCCACCCTGAAATTACCGCGGTATCGATTTGTACGCCCACCCACCTGCGCTACTCTCAGGCGCGGGCGGCGCTCTTGCGCGGCAAGCACGTGCTGCTTGAAAAGCCACCAGGGGCGACGTTAAGCGAAGTAGAGCACTTGATTACCTGCGCTAAGCAGCAGGGCGTTAGCCTGTTTGCCGCCTGGCATTCGCGGTTTGCCCCCGGCGTGGCTCGCGCACGGCAGTGGTTAGCCAATCGGCAGGTGCAGCGGGTTGAGATCGAGTGGAAAGAGGACGTGCGGGTATGGCATCCAGGCCAGGCGTGGATCTGGCAGCCCGGTGGCATGGGGGTTTTTGATCCCGGTATCAATGCGCTGTCAATTGCGACCGCTATTCTGCCGCAGCCGTTTTTCCTGCAACAGGCGCGGCTGCTGGTGCCGAGCAATGCGCAAACCCCGATTGCGGCAGAACTCTCTTTCACTGACCCAGAAGGCGCAGCGATTGAGGCAGATTTCGACTTCCGCCAGAGCGGCCCGCCCACCTGGGACATGCATATCGACAGCGACGGAAGCCGCTTGAGTCTCACCCAGGGCGGCTGTCGTTTAGTGATTGATGACGACCTTATCATCGCCGCCGAAGAGTGCGAGTATCAAGGCCTCTACGCGCGTTTTGGCGAACTGATCAAAAACAAGCACAGTGAGGTGGATGTTGCCCCGCTGCGCCAGGTCGCCGATGCGTTTCTATACGGTCATCGTGAGGCTACCGAAGCGTTTATCGAGTGA